A region of Pyxidicoccus parkwaysis DNA encodes the following proteins:
- a CDS encoding glycosyltransferase family 4 protein gives MAIHQLIPSFVPGDATGQAALHLQLLLRRMGHAGSLYADEVGAGLEGLANPASALRPGPEDLVLYHHGIASPLSSRLMHLPCRRGVVFHNISPSRFYAGLPLADALVAGRAQLAAMAPFADVAIGVSDFNAAELRTAGFRNVHTVPLFIEPERFSRSNADPKMLRQLSGPGPVLLGVSRVMPHKRFEDLIALHREVLRLRPQARLLMVGGYEPGSRYFRMLKREAKGLSGVHFLGRLSHAQLVAAYRSASVFVSMSEHEGFGVPLIEAMAAEVPVLAYAAAAVPETLGGAGVAFDQKRFAFLAELAVDLSEDLSLREPVLAGQTRRLEHFSAASAQAALSRALKGFLPEPAPRPRKPPKRPRVALVVQRYGEVTGGAEKLAAQMAEQLAPHWDLTVLTTCAKNHLSWENVFPPGLEEVDGIKVLRFPSTRARNIRGFNGLSRQVFDKPNERLREEQWVAEQGPLSPGLLNHLATTQGDYDGYLFFTYLYTHTVWGLPMVADRALLVPTTHDESPIKFGVYRDVFELPRVLLCLTPEELTIIEKYFPNHARTRVVGVGVDRPAADAARFREKHGIHKHYLLYVGRQEPGKGVGELLEFHRALKQRYADAPDLVLAGDTNMDLSGEGVRYLGRIDEQDKHDALAGALAVVVPSRYESLSLLTLEAFAQGTPVLVNGRSDVLVGQVERSGAGRTYTDLESFIKGLREVGEERGPLGKKGLAYVKKQGWPQVVAAYREELERILEEKHR, from the coding sequence ATGGCGATACACCAGTTGATACCGAGCTTCGTCCCCGGCGACGCCACCGGGCAGGCCGCGCTGCACCTCCAGCTCCTCCTGCGCCGCATGGGCCACGCGGGCTCGCTGTACGCGGACGAGGTGGGCGCGGGTCTGGAGGGTCTTGCCAACCCCGCCTCCGCCCTGCGGCCGGGGCCGGAGGATTTGGTCCTCTATCACCACGGCATCGCCTCGCCGCTGAGCAGCCGGCTCATGCACCTGCCCTGCCGCCGGGGCGTGGTGTTCCACAACATCAGCCCCTCGCGCTTCTACGCGGGCCTGCCGCTGGCGGATGCGCTGGTGGCGGGGCGCGCGCAGCTCGCGGCCATGGCGCCCTTCGCGGACGTGGCCATCGGCGTGTCGGACTTCAACGCCGCGGAGCTGCGCACCGCGGGCTTCCGCAATGTCCACACGGTGCCGCTCTTCATCGAGCCCGAGCGCTTCAGCCGAAGCAATGCGGACCCGAAGATGCTGCGGCAGCTCTCGGGCCCAGGTCCCGTGCTGCTCGGTGTCAGCCGGGTGATGCCGCACAAGCGCTTCGAGGACCTCATCGCGCTGCACCGTGAGGTGCTGCGGCTGCGGCCCCAGGCGCGGCTGCTGATGGTGGGCGGGTACGAGCCGGGCAGCCGCTACTTCCGCATGCTGAAGCGCGAGGCGAAGGGCCTGAGCGGCGTGCACTTCCTGGGGCGGCTGAGCCACGCGCAGCTCGTGGCGGCGTACCGCTCCGCGTCCGTGTTCGTCTCCATGAGCGAGCACGAGGGCTTCGGCGTCCCGCTCATCGAGGCCATGGCGGCCGAGGTGCCCGTGCTGGCATACGCGGCGGCGGCGGTGCCGGAGACGCTCGGCGGCGCGGGCGTGGCCTTCGACCAGAAGCGCTTCGCGTTCCTCGCGGAGCTGGCGGTGGACCTGAGCGAGGACTTGTCCCTGCGCGAGCCGGTCCTCGCGGGACAGACGCGCCGGCTGGAGCACTTCTCCGCGGCGTCCGCGCAGGCCGCGCTCTCGCGTGCGCTGAAGGGCTTCCTGCCCGAGCCCGCGCCGCGCCCGCGCAAGCCGCCGAAGCGCCCGCGCGTGGCGCTGGTGGTGCAGCGCTATGGCGAGGTGACGGGCGGCGCGGAGAAGCTGGCCGCGCAGATGGCCGAGCAGCTGGCCCCGCACTGGGACCTCACGGTGCTGACCACGTGCGCGAAGAACCACCTGTCCTGGGAGAACGTCTTCCCGCCCGGGCTGGAGGAGGTGGACGGCATCAAGGTGCTGCGCTTCCCCTCGACGCGCGCGCGGAACATCCGTGGCTTCAACGGGCTGTCGCGGCAGGTGTTCGACAAGCCCAACGAGCGGCTGCGCGAGGAGCAGTGGGTGGCGGAGCAGGGGCCGCTGAGCCCGGGGCTCTTGAATCATCTGGCCACCACGCAGGGCGACTACGACGGCTACCTGTTCTTCACGTACCTCTACACGCACACGGTGTGGGGACTGCCGATGGTGGCGGACCGTGCGTTGCTGGTGCCCACCACGCACGACGAGTCGCCCATCAAGTTCGGCGTGTACCGCGACGTGTTCGAGCTCCCGCGTGTGCTCCTCTGCCTCACGCCGGAGGAGCTGACCATCATCGAGAAGTACTTCCCCAACCACGCGCGGACGCGGGTGGTGGGCGTGGGCGTGGACCGGCCCGCCGCGGACGCCGCGCGCTTCCGGGAGAAGCACGGCATCCACAAGCACTACCTGCTCTACGTGGGGCGGCAGGAGCCGGGCAAGGGCGTGGGCGAGCTGCTCGAGTTCCACCGGGCGCTGAAGCAGCGCTACGCGGACGCGCCGGACCTGGTGCTCGCGGGCGACACCAACATGGACCTGTCCGGCGAGGGCGTGCGCTACCTGGGCCGCATCGACGAGCAGGACAAGCACGACGCGCTGGCCGGAGCATTGGCGGTGGTGGTGCCGTCCCGGTACGAGAGCCTGTCGCTGCTGACGCTGGAGGCCTTCGCACAGGGCACGCCGGTGTTGGTGAATGGACGCTCGGACGTGCTGGTGGGACAGGTGGAGCGCAGCGGCGCGGGGCGGACGTATACGGACCTGGAGTCGTTCATCAAAGGTCTGCGCGAGGTGGGCGAGGAGCGGGGGCCGTTGGGGAAGAAGGGCCTGGCGTACGTGAAGAAGCAGGGCTGGCCGCAGGTGGTGGCCGCCTACCGTGAGGAGCTGGAGCGCATCCTCGAGGAGAAGCATCGATGA
- a CDS encoding glycosyltransferase family 4 protein has protein sequence MRRTVSTGPIAFDATLWDEPTTGIGLYTRCLASALEARGVRLEKLGARTSGELPRGDAGRTTWTLGRLPRVLQRLGMPLYHAHGNFNLPLTRVPGTAYVLTVHDLIPLLMRETVSTAFRWQFRLWLARSVAQADRVVCVSERTRQDLLARLPEAESRTVVVPNGVDHVHVPELDATSVDFLRALSLPKDYVLYAGSLDVRKNVDLVLDALERLRSRGRPASLVLAGQSWFGSGRVEARVARMRSEGHDVRSLGYQSDAVFYELMRRAAVFVFPSRYEGFGLPPLEAMHLGTPTIVSNAGSLPEVCGDAALAVRPDDAEGLAQAIDRLLKSPEERRALAEKGRVQAAKFTWKRTAEGTLAAYEAALHR, from the coding sequence ATGAGGCGCACCGTGTCCACCGGCCCCATTGCCTTCGACGCGACACTCTGGGACGAGCCCACCACCGGCATCGGCCTGTATACCCGTTGTCTCGCCTCCGCCCTCGAGGCCCGGGGCGTGCGCCTGGAGAAGCTGGGCGCGCGCACTTCCGGCGAGCTCCCGCGCGGCGACGCGGGCCGCACCACGTGGACGCTCGGGCGGCTGCCCCGGGTGCTCCAGCGCCTGGGCATGCCGCTGTACCACGCGCACGGCAACTTCAACCTCCCGCTCACCCGCGTGCCCGGCACCGCCTACGTGCTCACGGTGCATGACCTGATTCCACTGCTGATGCGGGAGACGGTGTCCACCGCGTTCCGCTGGCAGTTCCGTCTGTGGCTCGCGCGCAGCGTGGCGCAGGCGGACCGGGTGGTGTGCGTGAGCGAGCGCACCCGTCAGGACCTGCTGGCCCGCCTCCCTGAAGCAGAGTCGCGCACCGTGGTGGTGCCCAACGGCGTGGACCACGTCCACGTGCCGGAGCTGGACGCCACCAGCGTGGACTTCCTGCGCGCGCTGTCGCTGCCGAAGGACTACGTGCTCTACGCGGGCTCGCTGGACGTGCGGAAGAACGTGGACCTGGTGCTGGATGCGCTGGAGCGGCTGCGCTCGCGCGGGCGGCCGGCGTCGCTGGTGCTCGCGGGGCAGAGCTGGTTCGGCTCGGGCCGGGTGGAGGCGCGCGTCGCCCGGATGCGCTCGGAGGGGCACGACGTGCGCTCGCTCGGCTACCAGTCCGACGCCGTGTTCTATGAGCTGATGCGCCGTGCGGCCGTCTTCGTCTTCCCCTCGCGCTATGAGGGCTTCGGCCTGCCGCCGCTGGAGGCGATGCACCTGGGCACGCCGACCATCGTCTCCAACGCGGGCTCGCTCCCGGAGGTCTGCGGCGACGCGGCCCTGGCGGTGCGGCCCGATGACGCGGAGGGGCTCGCGCAGGCCATCGACCGGCTGCTGAAGTCGCCCGAGGAGCGGCGGGCTCTGGCCGAGAAGGGCCGGGTGCAGGCGGCGAAGTTCACCTGGAAGCGGACCGCCGAGGGCACCCTGGCAGCGTACGAGGCCGCGCTCCACCGTTGA
- a CDS encoding NADAR family protein, whose amino-acid sequence MSGAEQKRFTFFWREESPFSQWHRSEFVVDGARYVCAEQYMMAGKARLFGDAEVLASILKSASPKTHKALGRKVRDFDAAVWERERERIVYEGNHAKFTQSAELLKTLLATRGTELVEASPLDRIWGVGLGAEDPRIQDPSKWRGLNLLGKVLTKLREDLLAAGVTEARPVAK is encoded by the coding sequence ATGAGCGGAGCGGAACAGAAAAGGTTCACCTTCTTCTGGCGCGAGGAGTCCCCCTTCTCCCAGTGGCACCGGTCCGAGTTCGTGGTGGACGGTGCCCGCTATGTCTGCGCGGAGCAGTACATGATGGCGGGCAAGGCGCGCCTCTTCGGTGACGCGGAGGTGCTGGCGAGCATCCTGAAGTCCGCCTCGCCGAAGACGCACAAGGCGCTGGGGCGCAAGGTGCGAGACTTCGACGCCGCCGTCTGGGAGCGCGAGCGGGAGCGCATCGTCTACGAGGGCAACCACGCGAAGTTCACCCAGAGCGCGGAGCTGCTGAAGACGCTGCTGGCCACGCGGGGCACGGAACTGGTGGAGGCCAGTCCCCTGGACCGCATCTGGGGTGTGGGGCTGGGCGCGGAGGACCCGCGCATCCAGGACCCGTCGAAGTGGCGCGGGCTGAATCTGCTGGGCAAGGTGCTCACGAAGCTGCGTGAGGACCTGCTCGCCGCGGGTGTCACCGAGGCCCGTCCCGTCGCGAAGTAG
- a CDS encoding zinc-dependent alcohol dehydrogenase, translating into MKALTYEGPYRVAVREKPEPKIEHPQDGIVRVTSAAICGSDLHLLHGLIPDTRIGFTFGHEFVGVVEEVGPNAKGVRKGDRVMLPFQIFCGSCYYCTRGLSACCDNTNPATDVGTGIYGYSHTMGGYDGGQAEYVRVPFIGVDAEKIPDDVEDLDALPITDAFTTGYQAAEMCDLKGGETVVVLGCGPVGLFAMWSAWAMGAGRVIAVDQEDYRLEFARNWLGVETLNFRDLDIITIIKGMTEGRGADATIDAVGCEAAGSAAHRALGVYAKLEAGSPQAINFAVHATRKGGVISLIGAYGPPYTGVDIGTFMNKAQTMRTGQASVKRYMPHLLEHVRAGRIRPSTVFTHRLPLEQAPQAYHTFARKHDGCIKVALFPNGTLH; encoded by the coding sequence ATGAAAGCCCTGACCTACGAAGGACCGTACCGCGTCGCGGTGCGCGAGAAGCCCGAGCCGAAAATCGAACATCCCCAGGACGGCATCGTCCGCGTGACGAGCGCTGCCATCTGTGGCTCCGACCTCCACCTGTTGCACGGACTCATCCCCGATACCCGCATCGGGTTCACCTTCGGCCATGAGTTCGTCGGCGTCGTCGAGGAGGTCGGCCCCAACGCCAAGGGTGTCCGGAAGGGTGACCGGGTGATGCTGCCGTTCCAGATTTTCTGCGGCAGTTGTTACTACTGCACCCGAGGCCTCAGCGCGTGCTGCGACAACACCAACCCGGCGACCGACGTGGGGACGGGCATCTACGGGTACTCGCACACCATGGGCGGCTACGACGGCGGCCAGGCCGAGTACGTCCGCGTGCCCTTCATCGGCGTGGATGCGGAGAAGATTCCCGACGACGTCGAGGACCTCGACGCGCTGCCGATTACGGACGCGTTCACCACCGGCTACCAGGCCGCCGAGATGTGCGACCTCAAGGGCGGTGAGACGGTGGTGGTGCTCGGGTGCGGGCCGGTGGGCCTGTTCGCGATGTGGTCCGCATGGGCCATGGGCGCCGGCCGCGTCATCGCCGTGGACCAGGAGGACTACCGCCTGGAGTTCGCGCGCAACTGGCTGGGCGTGGAGACGCTCAACTTCAGGGACCTGGACATCATCACCATCATCAAGGGCATGACGGAGGGCCGCGGCGCCGACGCCACCATCGATGCCGTGGGCTGCGAGGCCGCGGGCTCGGCCGCCCACCGCGCGCTGGGCGTCTACGCGAAGCTGGAGGCCGGCTCTCCGCAGGCCATCAACTTCGCCGTCCATGCGACGCGCAAGGGCGGGGTCATCTCGCTCATCGGCGCCTATGGCCCTCCCTACACGGGCGTGGACATCGGCACGTTCATGAACAAGGCGCAGACGATGCGCACGGGGCAGGCCAGCGTGAAGCGCTACATGCCGCACCTGCTGGAGCACGTCCGGGCCGGGCGCATCCGCCCGTCCACCGTCTTCACGCACCGGCTGCCACTGGAGCAGGCGCCGCAGGCCTACCACACCTTCGCGCGGAAGCATGACGGCTGCATCAAGGTGGCGCTCTTCCCGAACGGAACCCTTCACTAG
- a CDS encoding sigma 54-interacting transcriptional regulator, whose translation MVQRLNAAGWRLGGTEPRVTVVCSTQPRLSGPPKSGPWVWLCERPLPVDALRLAVEQGAVDALCMSTSGWEERLLRRLEESLVEEPAPRIPGTLIAHSAAAKALLAQLAQAARTSMPVLLTGETGTGKEVAARLIHEWSERRSRTFVPINCAAIPNELMEGELFGYAKGAFSGAIHGYDGLVSAAEGGTVLLDEIDDTPHALQSKLLRVLEDRVISRLGENAWRKVDFRILAATNRDLKQLIERGLFGEDLYERLATVQIHLPPLRERHEDIEPLVLHWMERFYAVEEPAPDSPRVRSATPETLDVLRAYPWPGNVRELRNVIYGALVAKRTGDELLVSDLPRRLWQRERASTSALVSAQEVERRVASGTMNLRAELERMERMALQAALRRAGGNAAEAARLLGEVGRGTAKDPGGTVRTMMKRLGLGTRGVT comes from the coding sequence GTGGTTCAGCGTTTGAATGCCGCCGGCTGGCGCCTCGGCGGAACCGAACCACGAGTGACGGTGGTGTGCTCCACACAGCCGCGCCTGTCGGGCCCACCGAAGTCCGGGCCCTGGGTGTGGCTGTGCGAGCGGCCACTGCCCGTCGACGCGCTCCGGCTCGCCGTGGAGCAGGGCGCCGTGGATGCGCTGTGCATGAGCACGAGCGGCTGGGAGGAGCGACTGCTGCGCCGGCTGGAAGAGAGTCTCGTGGAGGAGCCGGCGCCGCGCATTCCGGGGACGCTCATCGCGCACAGCGCGGCGGCCAAGGCGCTGCTCGCCCAGCTCGCGCAGGCGGCTCGCACGTCGATGCCGGTGCTGCTCACGGGTGAAACAGGAACGGGCAAGGAGGTCGCCGCGCGCCTCATCCACGAGTGGTCCGAGCGTCGCTCGCGCACCTTCGTGCCCATCAACTGCGCGGCCATCCCCAACGAGCTCATGGAGGGCGAGCTCTTCGGCTACGCGAAGGGCGCCTTCTCCGGCGCCATCCACGGCTACGACGGCCTCGTGTCCGCGGCAGAGGGTGGCACGGTGCTGCTGGACGAAATCGACGACACGCCGCACGCGCTCCAGTCGAAGCTGCTGCGCGTGCTGGAGGACCGGGTCATCTCGCGCCTGGGCGAGAATGCCTGGCGCAAGGTGGACTTCCGCATCCTCGCGGCGACGAACCGCGACTTGAAGCAGCTCATCGAGCGCGGGCTCTTCGGCGAGGACCTCTACGAGCGCCTCGCCACGGTGCAGATTCACCTGCCCCCGCTGCGCGAGCGGCACGAGGACATCGAGCCGCTCGTGCTGCACTGGATGGAGCGTTTCTACGCAGTCGAGGAGCCGGCCCCCGACAGCCCCCGCGTGCGCAGCGCGACGCCCGAGACGCTCGACGTGCTGCGTGCGTACCCGTGGCCCGGCAATGTCCGCGAGCTGCGCAACGTCATCTACGGCGCACTGGTGGCCAAGCGCACCGGGGACGAGTTGCTCGTGTCAGACCTGCCGAGGCGCCTGTGGCAGCGCGAGCGCGCGAGCACATCCGCGCTGGTGTCCGCGCAGGAGGTGGAGCGCCGCGTGGCCTCGGGAACGATGAACCTGCGCGCGGAGCTGGAGCGCATGGAGCGCATGGCACTTCAAGCAGCCCTGCGGCGCGCTGGCGGCAATGCGGCCGAGGCCGCGCGCCTCCTGGGCGAGGTGGGCCGGGGAACGGCGAAGGACCCCGGCGGCACGGTGCGCACGATGATGAAGCGGCTGGGCCTGGGCACGCGCGGAGTCACCTGA
- a CDS encoding SPFH domain-containing protein — translation MEYIVVLAVLGLLLGIGAVVLLSGLQVIGENESGLVIKKFGKSLPPGRLIALDGEAGYQAELLPPGWHFGYPFWRYKMTSVPVVVVPQGHIALVVANGGAAIPTGNILGREVSCDNFQDARAFLDNGGQKGRQLAFLTAGTYRINPALFTVITPENAEAFGMSEEDLEIFSVGPDKVGIVTTLDGRPIPAGDLAGAPVEGHDSFQSAQRFLEAGGCRGLQEQVLLSGSWNLNPWFVRVEQIPMTEVPIGYVGVVVSYVGREHLDVSGDEFTHGDLVERGRKGVWIEPLLPGKHPLNTRVMKVELVPTTNIVLNWAQRTEQHKYDEKLSPITVRSRDGFSFTLDVSQIIHISMKQAPRVISRVGSMQNLVDHVLQPTVANYFRNSAQQVTVLEFLSARTDRQREAYEAIHGALGAYDVECIDTLIGDIQPPGELMKTQTDRKIAEELQRTYEVQREAQVRRRELERATAVANMQGEVVRSEQMVAISEKGALAAAETAKGEAARTRLHADAEAHSMRQRAEAEAHALRQRAEAEAESKRLHGGAEAEATRLVGEAKAEAYRTGVAALGAQAFTAVQLATVMAQHGVKLVPEIALGQDGGGGQGLLGALMARVLQNGIPPQGLQRAAKPQQGNGVTNGHGGEHGNVVEPPRKEA, via the coding sequence ATGGAATACATCGTGGTTCTGGCCGTACTCGGGTTGCTGCTGGGCATCGGAGCGGTGGTGCTGCTCAGTGGCTTGCAGGTCATCGGCGAGAACGAGTCGGGGCTGGTCATCAAGAAGTTCGGCAAGTCGCTGCCTCCCGGCCGTCTCATCGCGCTGGATGGCGAGGCCGGCTACCAGGCGGAGCTGCTCCCGCCGGGGTGGCACTTCGGCTACCCGTTCTGGCGCTACAAGATGACGTCCGTTCCGGTGGTGGTGGTGCCGCAGGGGCACATCGCGCTCGTCGTCGCCAACGGCGGCGCGGCCATTCCGACCGGCAACATCCTCGGTCGCGAGGTGTCGTGCGACAACTTCCAGGATGCGCGCGCGTTCCTCGACAACGGCGGGCAGAAGGGCCGTCAGCTCGCCTTCCTCACCGCGGGCACGTACCGCATCAACCCCGCGCTGTTCACCGTCATCACGCCGGAGAACGCCGAGGCGTTCGGCATGTCCGAGGAGGACCTCGAAATCTTCAGCGTGGGCCCGGACAAGGTGGGCATCGTCACCACGCTGGATGGCCGGCCCATTCCCGCGGGCGACCTCGCCGGTGCGCCGGTGGAGGGGCATGACTCGTTCCAGAGCGCGCAGCGCTTCTTGGAGGCGGGTGGCTGCCGTGGCTTGCAGGAGCAGGTGCTGCTGTCGGGCTCGTGGAACCTGAACCCGTGGTTCGTGCGGGTGGAGCAGATTCCCATGACGGAGGTGCCCATCGGCTACGTGGGGGTCGTCGTCAGCTATGTGGGTCGCGAGCACCTGGACGTGTCCGGTGACGAGTTCACCCACGGCGACCTCGTGGAGCGTGGGCGCAAGGGCGTGTGGATCGAGCCGCTGCTGCCCGGCAAGCACCCGCTCAACACGCGGGTGATGAAGGTGGAGCTGGTGCCCACGACGAACATCGTCCTCAACTGGGCGCAGCGCACGGAGCAGCACAAGTACGACGAGAAGCTGAGCCCGATTACGGTGCGCTCGCGGGACGGCTTCAGCTTCACGCTGGACGTATCGCAAATCATCCACATCAGCATGAAGCAGGCGCCGCGCGTGATTTCGCGCGTGGGCTCCATGCAGAACCTGGTGGACCACGTGCTGCAGCCCACGGTGGCCAACTACTTCCGCAACTCCGCGCAGCAGGTGACGGTGCTGGAGTTCCTCTCCGCGCGCACCGACCGGCAGCGCGAGGCGTACGAGGCCATCCACGGCGCGCTGGGCGCGTACGACGTGGAGTGCATCGACACGCTCATCGGTGACATCCAACCGCCTGGCGAGCTGATGAAGACGCAGACGGACCGCAAGATTGCCGAGGAGCTCCAGCGCACGTACGAGGTGCAGCGCGAGGCGCAGGTCCGGCGCCGCGAGTTGGAGCGCGCGACGGCGGTGGCGAACATGCAGGGCGAGGTGGTGCGCAGCGAGCAGATGGTGGCCATCAGCGAGAAGGGCGCGCTCGCGGCGGCGGAGACGGCCAAGGGCGAGGCGGCTCGCACGAGGCTGCACGCGGACGCGGAGGCGCACAGCATGAGGCAGCGCGCGGAGGCCGAGGCACACGCCCTGCGGCAGCGCGCGGAGGCCGAGGCCGAGTCGAAGCGGCTGCACGGCGGCGCGGAGGCGGAGGCGACGCGGCTGGTGGGCGAGGCGAAGGCGGAGGCGTACCGCACGGGTGTGGCGGCGCTCGGTGCGCAGGCCTTCACGGCGGTGCAGTTGGCCACGGTGATGGCGCAGCACGGGGTGAAGCTGGTGCCGGAGATTGCGCTCGGCCAGGACGGCGGGGGAGGGCAGGGGCTGCTCGGCGCGCTGATGGCGCGGGTGCTCCAGAACGGCATTCCGCCGCAGGGGCTCCAGCGGGCTGCGAAGCCGCAGCAGGGCAATGGCGTGACGAATGGGCACGGCGGGGAGCACGGCAACGTCGTGGAGCCGCCTCGGAAGGAGGCCTGA
- a CDS encoding aminotransferase class V-fold PLP-dependent enzyme: protein MSIDVTRARAETPGTAHVAHFNNAGASLPPQPVLDTVMEHLQREARIGGYEAEDAARDRLERVYDSIATLLHASRDEIAVVENATVAWDMAFYGLAQDFRPGDRILTGVAEYAANYVAYLQVARRTGAVIDVVPNDAQGQLSISALERMMDSRVRLISVTHIPTNGGLVNPAPAIGRIARAAGIPFLLDACQTAGQLPIDVEALGCDLLSATGRKFLRAPRGTGFLYVRKSLLERIEPPMLDHHAAPWTSVEGYTLRPDARRFENWENNIAAKLGLGVAVDYALGWGLDAIWERIRHLADSLRDRLSDIRGVTVRDVGEVKCGIVTFTVEGVSPDALRQRLMAQGINVSVTRRPSTRLDMEARGLGELVRASVHYYNTEDELERLVRAVAQASS from the coding sequence ATGAGCATCGACGTCACCCGCGCCCGCGCCGAGACACCGGGGACCGCACACGTCGCGCACTTCAACAACGCCGGGGCTAGCCTTCCTCCCCAGCCCGTGCTCGACACGGTGATGGAGCACCTTCAGCGCGAGGCCCGCATCGGCGGCTACGAAGCCGAGGACGCGGCCCGTGACCGACTGGAGCGCGTCTACGACTCCATCGCCACGCTGCTGCACGCGTCGCGAGACGAAATCGCCGTCGTCGAGAACGCCACCGTCGCTTGGGACATGGCCTTCTACGGGCTCGCGCAGGACTTCCGCCCCGGGGACCGCATCCTCACCGGCGTCGCCGAGTACGCGGCGAACTACGTCGCCTATCTCCAGGTCGCCCGGCGCACGGGCGCCGTCATCGACGTCGTTCCCAACGACGCACAGGGACAGCTCTCCATCTCCGCGCTGGAGCGGATGATGGACTCGCGCGTCCGGCTCATCTCTGTCACGCACATTCCCACCAACGGCGGTCTGGTGAATCCGGCCCCCGCCATCGGCCGCATCGCCCGGGCCGCCGGTATTCCCTTCCTGCTCGATGCCTGCCAGACGGCCGGGCAGTTGCCCATCGATGTCGAGGCGCTCGGCTGCGACCTCCTCTCCGCGACGGGCCGCAAGTTCCTCCGGGCCCCTCGCGGCACGGGCTTCCTCTACGTCCGCAAGTCGCTGCTGGAGCGCATCGAGCCTCCCATGCTCGACCACCACGCGGCGCCGTGGACATCCGTGGAGGGCTACACGTTGCGCCCGGATGCGCGGCGCTTCGAGAACTGGGAGAACAACATCGCCGCGAAGCTGGGGCTCGGCGTCGCGGTGGACTACGCGCTCGGCTGGGGACTGGACGCCATCTGGGAGCGCATCCGCCACCTCGCTGACTCGCTGCGCGACAGGCTCTCAGACATCCGCGGTGTCACCGTGCGCGACGTGGGCGAGGTGAAGTGCGGCATCGTCACCTTCACCGTCGAGGGCGTGTCACCCGATGCCCTTCGTCAACGCCTGATGGCCCAGGGCATCAACGTATCGGTGACGCGGCGTCCGTCCACCCGGCTCGACATGGAGGCTCGGGGATTGGGCGAGCTCGTCCGCGCTTCCGTGCACTACTACAACACGGAAGACGAGCTGGAGCGGCTGGTCCGCGCGGTGGCGCAGGCCTCGTCCTGA
- a CDS encoding GDP-mannose 4,6-dehydratase yields MRVLVTGADGFVGRHLCASLRAAGDEVVEAHGPRGEGISSSALHFDVANEAAMKAAIAEAKPEGVIHLAGFSSVAKSHNNPSRVFAVNTMGVVHLLTALRDTAPKTRVVLVGSGEVYGPVPEGTRATESTPAVPLSPYAASKSAAELAGVQFHRSYGLEVVMARPFNHLGAGQDPTFVVPSFASQIRAIGLGTVDPVLRTGNLDAVRDFSHVRDVVEAYRLLLLKGEPGQAYNICSGEGRTIRSLLEEMLTLAGVDARIELDPARLRPSDIPSLIGAPDKLRALGWTPKLTVTDALRDVLGPKVPARAS; encoded by the coding sequence ATGCGCGTCCTCGTCACGGGAGCGGACGGCTTCGTCGGCCGGCACCTGTGCGCGTCCTTGCGCGCCGCCGGTGACGAGGTCGTGGAGGCGCACGGGCCGCGCGGGGAGGGCATCAGCAGCAGCGCCCTCCACTTCGACGTGGCCAACGAGGCCGCGATGAAGGCGGCCATCGCCGAGGCGAAGCCCGAGGGTGTCATCCATCTCGCGGGCTTCAGCTCGGTGGCCAAGAGCCACAACAACCCCTCGCGCGTGTTCGCGGTGAACACGATGGGAGTGGTGCACCTGCTCACGGCACTGCGCGACACCGCGCCGAAGACGCGCGTGGTGTTGGTGGGCTCCGGCGAGGTGTACGGCCCGGTGCCCGAGGGCACGCGCGCCACCGAGTCCACCCCCGCGGTGCCACTGAGTCCCTACGCGGCCTCCAAGTCCGCGGCGGAGCTGGCCGGCGTGCAGTTCCACCGCAGCTACGGGCTGGAGGTCGTCATGGCCCGGCCCTTCAACCACCTGGGCGCGGGACAGGACCCGACCTTCGTGGTGCCCTCCTTCGCCTCGCAGATTCGCGCGATTGGACTGGGCACGGTGGACCCGGTGCTGCGCACGGGCAACCTGGACGCCGTGCGCGACTTCTCCCACGTGCGCGACGTGGTGGAGGCGTACCGGCTGCTGCTGCTGAAGGGCGAGCCCGGGCAGGCGTACAACATCTGCAGCGGCGAGGGACGCACCATCCGCAGCCTGCTGGAGGAGATGCTGACGCTGGCCGGCGTGGATGCGCGCATCGAGCTGGACCCCGCACGGCTGCGGCCCTCGGACATCCCGAGCCTCATCGGCGCGCCGGACAAGCTGCGCGCGCTGGGCTGGACGCCGAAGCTGACGGTGACGGACGCGCTGCGCGACGTGCTGGGCCCCAAGGTTCCGGCGCGCGCGTCGTAG